The Brachyhypopomus gauderio isolate BG-103 chromosome 2, BGAUD_0.2, whole genome shotgun sequence genome contains a region encoding:
- the gdpd3a gene encoding lysophospholipase D GDPD3a — MAGFLYYLLPAVGGYTLMSLYLLKNPHILHKKKKTAFYCTHISHRGGSGERIESTMEAFKHAVEVGTEMLELDCHMTRDGHLIVSHDHNLLRQTGHDVNISDVNLEELPPYKERLEVTFKTGHYSTGSDRTFALLEDVFKTFSKVPINIEVKELNKQLIEKVSALVRKYDREAITVWASVDSRIMTACRKVNSTMPYMFTEMRGVQLLLLYYTGLLPFIPLGESFLQFYLPRVYNRTYIPASAVLRNRMVISLIEKLTMRKSLFQHLRERGIQIHLFVCNEDQDIEAAFAVGATGVMTDYPTLLSDYIRRHRPHE; from the exons ATGGCAGGTTTCCTGTACTACCTTCTCCCAGCAGTAGGGGGCTACACCCTCATGTCTTTGTACCTCCTGAAGAATCCCCACATCCTgcacaagaagaagaagactgCCTTCTATTGCACCCATATCTCACACAGGGGAG GGTCTGGTGAGAGAATAGAGAGCACCATGGAGGCTTTTAAACA TGCAGTGGAGGTGGGAACAGAGATGTTGGAGTTGGACTGTCACATGACTCGAGATGGTCATTTGATTGTGTCACATGATCACAACCTTCTGCGCCAGACCGGGCATGATGTCAACATCTCGGATGTAAAtttagag GAGTTGCCACCTTATAAAGAACGACTTGAGGTGACATTCAAAACAG GTCACTATAGCACAGGTTCAGACCGGACATTTGCCCTGCTAGAGGATGTCTTCAAGACGTTTTCCAAAGTCCCAATCAACATTGAGGTGAAAGAGCTAAACAAGCAGCTGATAGAGAAG GTTTCTGCTCTTGTGAGGAAATACGACCGGGAAGCTATCACCGTTTGGGCCTCGGTGGACTCTCGTATCATGACGGCGTGTCGTAAAGTG AATTCTACCATGCCATACATGTTTACGGAGATGCGTGGTGTGCAGCTCCTCCTGTTGTACTACACAGGCTTACTGCCCTTCATCCCACTAGGCGAGAGCTTCCTGCAGTTCTACCTGCCCCGCGTCTACAACAG aacataCATACCAGCTTCTGCTGTTCTTAGGAACAGAATGGTCATCTCGCTGATTGAAAA ACTGACTATGCGGAAAAGTTTGTTCCAGCATCTCAGAGAACGAGGGATTCAG atacatctgtttgtgtgtaacgAAGACCAGGACATAGAAGCTGCATTTGCAGTAGGAGCAACTGGAGTCATGACTGACTACCCCACTCTGCTATCAGACTACATCAGACGGCACAGACCACATGAATGA
- the ypel3 gene encoding protein yippee-like 3, which translates to MVKLTKPKTFQAYLDTCHRRYSCVHCRAHLASHDDLISKSFQGSQGRAYLFNSVVNVGCGPAEERLLLTGLHAVADIYCENCHTTLGWKYEQAFELSQKYKEGKFIIELSHMIKDNGWD; encoded by the exons ATGGTGAAGCTGACCAAGCCCAAAACCTTCCAGGCATACCTGGATACCTGCCACAGGCGCTACAGCTGTGTCCATTGCCGAGCTCACCTGGCCAGCCACGACGACCTCATCTCAAAG tCCTTCCAGGGGAGCCAGGGACGTGCCTATCTCTTTAACTCCGT GGTGAACGTGGGCTGTGGCCCGGCTGAGGAGAGACTGCTGCTCACTGGTCTACACGCTGTAGCAGACATCTACTGTGAGAACTGCCACACCACGTTAGGCTGGAAATAT GAGCAGGCCTTTGAGCTGAGTCAGAAGTATAAAGAGGGAAAGTTCATTATCGAGCTCTCCCATATGATTAAAGATAACGGCTGGGACTGA
- the LOC143503438 gene encoding uncharacterized protein LOC143503438: MSGKNKSRSATNASAECGGVDERVLRDCHETYTGASSGLITIGESVGVSLLPPRKKITVMLMGNHSAGKSSFINWYVEEHIQKTGVAIETQGFTFVTSGRKRESLTGNATLHLYPHFKPLQKFKGVSEYLGTEICTSRQKRFSLVTFVDTPGLVDGDMKYPFDVDDAILWLGKLCDLILVFFDPMGQALCKRTLNIVEKLNESQGERLRFYLSKADEAGGESDRQRVMMQIVQELCKRPGLNKCGFDMPTIYVPNPNKPSRCVNQIEEVCRTIEKTINQTVQHTLNSLEKDCEIISEAITDTLSRDWQCSVENRRSRCKACVLGLLGFATPLLLFLALLIGSLSREMLDQVLGTHGTDTLKLYLFPVVSVFQSMSGEVQLYIFCGLVLLSFILLILARFFSRTTPTLSTKQKRQLQEKLEYVQDVVKTQKNKLYEEYLRQSIGQQDLN, from the exons ATGTCTGGGAAAAATAAAAGTCGGAGTGCGACCAACGCCAGCGCGGAGTGTGGCGGCGTTGATGAGCGTGTGTTACGGGACTGCCACGAGACGTACACGGGGGCAAGCAGCG GGTTGATCACAATAGGCGAGTCCGTCGGAGTGTCTCTGCTGCCCCCCCGCAAAAAGATAACCGTGATGCTGATGGGAAACCACTCGGCTGGGAAGAGCTCCTTCATCAACTG GTATGTGGAAGAGCACATCCAGAAGACTGGTGTTGCCATAGAGACACAGGGCTTTACCTTTGTGACGAGCGGACGCAAGAGAGAGTCACTCACG GGCAATGCAACCCTCCACCTGTATCCCCACTTTAAGCCACTTCAAAAATTTAAAG GTGTGTCCGAGTATCTGGGGACCGAGATTTGCACTTCTCGACAGAAGCGTTTTAGCTTGGTGACGTTTGTGGACACGCCAGGACTTGTGGACGGAGACATGAAATACCCATTTGACGTGGATGACGCCATCCtctggctgg GCAAACTATGTGATTTGATCCTGGTCTTCTTTGACCCCATGGGGCAAGCACTGTGTAAACGCACTCTCAACATTGTCGAGAAGCTGAACGAAAGTCAGGGAGAACGTCTGCGTTTCTACCTCAGCAAAGCTGACGAGGCCGGCGGAGAGTCGGACAGACAG CGAGTGATGATGCAGATTGTGCAGGAGCTGTGTAAACGCCCAGGGCTTAACAAGTGTGGTTTCGACATGCCCACCATCTACGTCCCCAACCCCAATAAG CCCAGTCGCTGTGTGAATCAGATAGAGGAGGTGTGTCGTACCATAGAGAAGACCATCAACCAGACTGTGCAGCACACACTCAACTCCTTGGAGAAGGACTGTGAGATCATCTCTGAGGCCATCACCGACACACTCAGTAGAGATTG GCAGTGTAGCGTGGAGAACCGGCGTTCCCGCTGTAAAGCTTGTGTGCTGGGCCTGCTGGGCTTTGCCACGCCCCTCCTGCTGTTCCTCGCCCTGCTGATTGGCAGCCTGTCCAGGGAGATGCTGGACCAGGTGCTGGGTACACACGGCACAGACACACTCAAGCTGTacctg TTTCCAGTAGTGAGCGTGTTCCAGTCCATGTCTGGCGAAGTGCAGCTCTATATTTTTTGTGGACTTGTGTTGCTGTccttcatcctcctcatcctcgcaCGCTTCTTTTCCCG GACTACGCCCACCCTCTCAACGAAACAGAAGAGACAGCTACAGGAAAAACTGGAGTATGTGCAGGATGTGGTGAAGACTCAaaag AATAAGCTCTATGAGGAGTACCTCCGGCAAAGCATCGGCCAGCAGGACCTGAACTAA
- the rabep2 gene encoding rab GTPase-binding effector protein 2, whose protein sequence is MEVTDKSASVEEDGDTVVPSESEVNPQIQLIECRAQLEHWKGVATICELSKQEELEELQRNYDQEIQSLQEALRETASQYEARISALQSERAQWRRAGFTPDNKGSIKKGRMDGAPPADTLTEACPPSRAATLTEACTSPRAPSAEGSGGDSDPQELMAEPCDPGSTGLHMEGFYTQHFDSASLSSFSMDTPSLPRRTPPQDDTASLVSTGTLVPEAIYLPPAGHRLVTHADWDDLQAQVSVLQRELDHMAEEKAELEKELETQTTETQNQVSVLQSQVQTSETLLQELQKSFSQTQSAVQSRLTELSLSQRRVCSELCRLKGGDENSPAAEEEPALFTLQGAHSEERLRIEIVNLKEQLEMRTEESEVLEVQLSSLKTETDRIQSEKDKLEGELQECRTELQGLRVALSHLQRDCKTQNQEKMLLQQQCLELRSQVISLRSQLDTSQAVQRDFVQLSQSLQVKVEQIRQAESLHQVRQVLGEVLEAEPELPSSAT, encoded by the exons ATGGAAGTGACGGACAAGTCAGCGAGTGTGGAAGAGGACGGCGACACTGTCG TTCCATCTGAATCCGAAGTGAATCCGCAGATTCAGCTAATCGAGTGCCGAGCTCAGCTGGAACACTGGAAAGGCGTTGCAACGATCTGCGAGCTAAGCAAACAGGAAGAGCTGGAGGAACTGCAGAGGAACTATGACCAAGAGATCCAGTCACTCCAAGAGGCACTTAGAG AGACCGCCTCCCAGTACGAGGCCAGGATATCTGCACTGCAGTCGGAGCGCGCTCAGTGGAGGAGGGCAGGGTTCACTCCAGAcaacaag GGTAGCATAAAAAAGGGGAGGATGGACGGTGCTCCACCCGCTGATACGCTGACTGAGGCCTGCCCTCCCTCCAGAGCTGCTACACTGACAGAGGCCTGCACTTCCCCCAGAGCCCCCAGTGCTGAGGGTTCTGGTGGGGACAGTGATCCACAGGAGCTGATGGCTGAGCCCTGTGACCCCGGAAGCACAGGCCTACACATGGAGGGATTCTACACCCAACACTTTGATtcagcctctctctcctccttctccatgGACACGCCCTCCCTCCCCAGGCGCACGCCCCCTCAAGATGATACAGCCTCCCTGGTTTCCACAGGGACCCTGGTCCCTGAAGCTATTTACTTACCGCCGGCAGGGCACAGACTGGTCACACATGCAGACTGGGACGACCTCCAGGCTCAG GTGTCTGTTCTGCAGAGAGAACTGGACCACATGGCTGAAGAGAAAGCAGAGCTGGAGAAGGAACTGGAGACACAGACCACAGAGACCCAGAACCAG GTGTCAGTGCTCCAGTCTCAAGTGCAGACATCTGAGACCCTCCTTCAAGAGCTGCAGAAATCTTTCAGCCAGACACAAAGTGCTGTACAGAGCAGATTG ACAGAGCTGTCTCTCTCGCAGAGACGAGTGTGTAGTGAGCTCTGCAGACTCAAAGGTGGCGATGAGAACAGCCCTGCAGCAGAGGAGGAGCCCGCCCTCTTTACTCTACAG ggagcacACTCTGAGGAGAGGCTGCGTATTGAAATCGTGAACCTGAAGGAGCAGCTGGAGATGCGTACggaggagagtg AGGTCTTAGAGG tccagctctcaAGCTTAAAAACAGAGACAGACCGCATCCAAAGTGAAAAAGATAAG ttggAGGGTGAGCTGCAGGAGTGTCGCACTGAGCTGCAGGGCCTGCGGGTGGCGCTGTCGCATTTACAGAGAGACTGCAAGACACAGAACCAGGAGAAG aTGTTGCTACAGCAGCAGTGTTTAGAGCTGCGCAGTCAGGTGATCAGCCTCCGGAGTCAGCTGGACACCAGTCAGGCCGTGCAGAGAGACTTTGTGCAGCTGTCTCAGTCTCTCCAG gtgaaggtggagcagaTCCGACAGGCGGAGTCTCTGCACCAGGTGCGGCAGGTGCTTGGGGAGGTactggaggcggagcctgaaCTTCCCAGCAGTGCCACGTGA